From the Thamnophis elegans isolate rThaEle1 chromosome 11, rThaEle1.pri, whole genome shotgun sequence genome, one window contains:
- the GPR183 gene encoding G-protein coupled receptor 183 yields the protein MATSSPSSVTNQTQIEPCDLYEHEDSASILLPTFYSVIFIIALLGNGLALAVIVKNRRKINSTTIYSTNLVVSDILFTTALPTRIAYYAMRFHWPFGEVFCKITALFFYINIYAAVNFMTCLSIDRFVAVVHPLKTKFRTVKSATYIFCFVWCLVLAQTLPLLTLPMSHQEDKRITCMEYPNFEKIEKLPLMLLGACLLGYVVPLGITIICYSKISYKLCQTAKQNPLAEKSGTNKKAINIIIFIIVVFVICLTPYHLAIIIYMIRKLVQGNIPCSHQKIFQKTLHYTVFLMNLNCCMDPFIYFFACRGYKRTIMKILRRQGSISESSAARTVPDESSRDIGDTQLAPLSATLNGKR from the coding sequence ATGGCAACAAGCTCTCCATCTTCTGTAACAAATCAAACGCAAATCGAACCTTGTGATTTATATGAACATGAAGATTCAGCAAGTATTTTATTGCCTACTTTCTACAGTGTTATTTTCATAATTGCTCTACTTGGAAATGGACTTGCTCTCGCTGTGAttgtaaaaaatagaagaaaaatcaaTTCAACAACTATTTACTCAACAAATCTTGTTGTGTCAGACATTCTTTTTACAACAGCTTTACCGACCAGAATAGCATACTATGCAATGCGTTTTCACTGGCCATTTGGAGAGGTATTCTGTAAAATTACAGCCCTTTTCTTTTATATCAACATTTATGCAGCTGTGAATTTTATGACATGCTTGAGTATCGATAGATTTGTAGCTGTGGTTCATCCTTTAAAAACCAAATTCAGAACAGTTAAAAGTGCCACATACATTTTTTGCTTTGTATGGTGTCTTGTACTTGCCCAAACTCTTCCGTTGCTTACACTACCCATGTCACATCAAGAAGATAAAAGGATCACATGCATGGAATATCCAAACTTTGAAAAGATTGAAAAACTCCCTCTGATGCTTCTTGGTGCCTGTTTACTTGGATATGTGGTTCCCCTTGGAATTACAATAATCTGTTATTCAAAAATCAGTTACAAACTCTGTCAAACTGCAAAGCAAAACCCACTAGCAGAAAAATCAGGAACAAACAAAAAGGCAATTAATATAATTATCTTCATTATCGTTGTATTTGTAATCTGTCTTACTCCCTACCATCTTGCCATTATTATATACATGATTAGGAAGCTCGTGCAAGGAAATATTCCCTGCAGCCATCAGAAGATCTTTCAAAAGACGCTCCATTATACTGTGTTCCTGATGAACTTAAATTGCTGCATGGATCCTTTCATCTATTTCTTTGCTTGCAGAGGATACAAAAGGACAATAATGAAAATATTGAGGCGTCAAGGAAGTATTTCAGAATCAAGTGCTGCCAGAACTGTTCCTGATGAAAGCTCCCGGGATATTGGAGACACACAACTAGCACCCCTTTCAGCAACTTTAAATGGAAAAAGATAG